From a region of the Colius striatus isolate bColStr4 chromosome 22, bColStr4.1.hap1, whole genome shotgun sequence genome:
- the LOC104561886 gene encoding ubiquinol-cytochrome c reductase complex assembly factor 2: MAATRYRRFLKLCEEWPVEETKRQRDLGAFLRQRVAQAFREGENTQIADPEACDQMYESLVRIHTNYYKNKYPRLKDTTFTGVTVEDCKMILATDILKQMEDMKKGTWRKLRERFYAKKPEEDSK, encoded by the exons ATGGCGGCCACCAGGTACCGGCGGTTCCTGAAGCTCTGCGAGGAGTGGCCGGTGGAGGAGACGAAGCGGCAGCGGGACCTCGGCGCGTTCCTGCGGCAGCGGGTGGCACAGGCCTTCCGCGAGGGGGAGAACACGCAg ATCGCTGACCCTGAGGCCTGTGACCAGATGTACGAGAGCTTAGTCCGAATCCACACCAACTACTACAAGAACAAG TATCCACGCCTGAAAGACACAACCTTCACTGGAGTGACAGTAGAAGACTGTAAGATGATCCTTGCAACAG ACATCCTGAAGCAGATGGAAGACATGAAGAAAGGGACGTGGAGAAAACTGCGGGAAAGGTTTTATGCCAAGAAACCAGAGGAGGACTCAAAGTGA